From the Salinigranum rubrum genome, the window GACCGGTGACGACGTTGTACGCGCCCGCTGGGAGATCGGTCTCTTCGGCGATAATCTCCGCAAACCGGAGAGCGCTGACCGGGGTCTGGGCGCTCGGCTTGTGGACGAACGTGTTTCCGGCCGCCAGCGCTGGCGCGAGTTTCCAAGTCGTTAGGAGGAGCGGCGAGTTCCACGGCGTGATCGCCCCGACGACGCCGTACGGTTCCTTGCGGGTGTAATTGAACATTTGTCCGTCCTTGTTGTCGACCGGGATCGTCCGCCCCTCGCCGACCTCCTCTGTGAGCGTCCCGTAATACCGATACCACTCGCCCATCGTCTCCATCTGCGGTCGCATCTCGCGGAGGAGCTTACCGTTCTGACGTGTCTCCAGTTCTGCGAGTTCCTGTGCGTTTCGATCGATCGCATCCGCGATGTCGAACAGGATATCTCGGCGTTTGCTTGGTCTTGTATCACGCCAGATTTCGAACGCCTCGCGGGCGCTTGCAACGGCTCTGTCTACATCCTCCGCAGTCCCGCTGGGGACGGACGCCCAGACGGTGCCGTCGTACGGATACTCCACGTTGATGCGATCGTCACTGCTCGACGGACGGAATTCACCGCCGAGAAAGAGATCATAGTTTGTCATCAGTAATCCGTCCAAACAATTCGAGGGGATATGAATAAGTGTACTGTGCCTGCAGCCAAACAAGATATCGGGGGAAACAGCGGAAAAGGTGTCTGGTGGAGAGACTAGTGAGGCGTCCATCAGTTAGTCGGCATCCGGGTCGTAACAACCATCATCAGCACTGCCAAGACAGCGAGGGCGTAGAATCCCTCGTCGAAGAACCCACGATCTGCTGCGGCACCGAATATCGACGGGATGATCGAGGCCAGTCCTAGGCCGATCGTCCGAATGACACCCAGTCCGGTCCCTTTGATTTCGTCAGCGAGAGCGTTGATCAGGTGTGACTGGACGATCGTCCCGCTCCCCAGGATCGGCGCCACGAGGACGGTAATCAGCAGTATCGGGACTGTCCCCTCGACGCTCGGAAAGACAACGAGTGCGATCCCTGAAACGAGTGCGATCGAAAGCATCGTAGGCCGTATACCGATTCGGTCATAAGCCGCACCGCAAAGTGGTTTTACAAACACGCCCGCGCCGAAAAACGCCCCGAAGAGAAGAGAGGCGCGCGTCGACGAGAGCGATTTTACCTCGACTAAATACGTCGGATAGAAACTTGTAAATGAGATCCAGAGGCTGACGAACAGGAGGAACAAGACAGTGCCGTACATGATCGTCGGCGTCGACATCCCGGAAAATATCGTCCGAAAACCCGCGACTGAGAGGCTGTCGATGGGACTTGCCGAGGTCGAGGTTCGGGCTGGTACGTAGGCCCAGAGCGCGATCGCAGCGATCACAAAAAACGGGAGCGTAAAACCGAGGCCGAATTGCCAGGAGAGGAATACGACGAGAAACCCTGCGATCGGCGGTAATAGCGATTGCCCGATGTCGGCAGCGGCGAGTACAATCCCGACGGAGAACCCGACTCGATTGGGGAAGAGATCTCGCATCGCCGTGTACCGAGCGACGCCGTAGAGCGAGAGGCCCAGCCCGAGCAACACTGTCAACGCGAACAGGGCAGCGACCGTGTTCACTGAGATCACAAGCACCAGCATCACGCCCGAGATCACGACACTCATGAGGAGCGTCCACCCCTCGCCGAACCGGTCGGAAATAATCCCGCCGGGAAGTTGGCCAACGGCGGTCGAAACCCAGAGCAGCGACAGGAGCAGACCGGCCGTCGACAGATCGAAGCCGTACGACGAGCGAAGTTCGGGGATCAACACCGGATAAATCATCTTTACCCCGATCAGGAGAAACGATCCGGTCGCGATCGCCAACAGTGCCTTTCCTCGGCCCTCGCCCTGTAAGGAGCGGATCTCCCGTCGCAGATTTTCGATGCGATTCACGTACGTTCTCCTTGGTCTTCGTCCACTTTCTATCCGAGCGTAATCAACATTTGGTTCTGGGGGACGAAGTGAGGGTATTCCAGGCGGCTCTCAAGAAAGACGTAAGCCACGTCTCAAAACCGAGCTAGGCAGTTAGACAGTCAACAGTTCAACCAGTCAACTCAGATCGTCGTAGTCCAGCGGTGGCTCGTGCTGTTGGCTCCGCCGTTGGATTACCATTCGTCGCCTCAGAGTGTCACCGTTATATATCGAATTACGATCGACATTGACAGCGATGGATCACTGGAGGGTTTCGATCGTGCTCAAATACTATCGATCAAAAAATATAAGCATCCGTGAGCGGACCGTTATCAGTGATGACGGAAGCTACAGAGAAAGCCGATACTATCGTGGACGAGTACGACGTGGCAATCGTCGGTGGCGGTATGGCTGGGCTGACGGCGGGGATCGCCGCTGCTGAAACCGGAGCTGCCACTGTCGTACTGGAGAAATCCCCAGAGGACCTTCGAGGTGGTCACTTGCGATACACCGAAACGTTCCGCATCCCGACAGCGGACATCGAGAGCGATCTCGACTTCCACATCCCGGACTACAGCCCCTCCGACTTCTACCAAGATATCATGCACGTGACCGACGGGCACGCAGATCCCGACCTTGCACAGACGCTCGTCAACA encodes:
- a CDS encoding MFS transporter, producing MAIATGSFLLIGVKMIYPVLIPELRSSYGFDLSTAGLLLSLLWVSTAVGQLPGGIISDRFGEGWTLLMSVVISGVMLVLVISVNTVAALFALTVLLGLGLSLYGVARYTAMRDLFPNRVGFSVGIVLAAADIGQSLLPPIAGFLVVFLSWQFGLGFTLPFFVIAAIALWAYVPARTSTSASPIDSLSVAGFRTIFSGMSTPTIMYGTVLFLLFVSLWISFTSFYPTYLVEVKSLSSTRASLLFGAFFGAGVFVKPLCGAAYDRIGIRPTMLSIALVSGIALVVFPSVEGTVPILLITVLVAPILGSGTIVQSHLINALADEIKGTGLGVIRTIGLGLASIIPSIFGAAADRGFFDEGFYALAVLAVLMMVVTTRMPTN